One genomic window of Deinococcus peraridilitoris DSM 19664 includes the following:
- a CDS encoding IS5 family transposase — protein sequence MVEHLVPDDLWVIVKTVIPAQTPRPHGGRTKIHARRTLAGILYILRWGLPWRQLPLALGFGSGQTRERRFREWLRQGVWARLLRLVLDYAARQGALDWSRASIDWASLPAPRGGVATGPNPTDRGKAGCKLHLLVDRQGLPLAVTISGANVHDSRQLEATLAAVQGVRNGKGGRPQRRPVKLHADKGYDYSRCRTALYQRGIVPRIARRGIESSNHLGRTAGEWNVLWCGCYRTGSWLWRGVCVSACGVTSSGPSNAKNTDAVQ from the coding sequence ATGGTCGAGCATCTCGTCCCTGACGATCTCTGGGTCATCGTGAAAACCGTCATTCCCGCTCAAACACCCCGACCACACGGGGGTCGAACGAAGATCCATGCCCGCCGTACGTTGGCGGGGATTCTCTACATCCTCCGCTGGGGTCTCCCATGGCGCCAGCTCCCTCTCGCTCTCGGCTTCGGGAGTGGGCAGACCCGCGAGCGCCGCTTCCGAGAATGGCTGCGTCAAGGCGTTTGGGCACGTCTCCTACGCCTCGTCCTCGACTATGCTGCTCGTCAGGGTGCGCTCGACTGGTCGCGTGCTTCCATCGACTGGGCCAGTCTCCCTGCACCGCGCGGCGGCGTCGCCACCGGCCCAAATCCCACAGATCGCGGCAAGGCCGGGTGCAAGCTGCACCTGCTCGTCGACCGGCAAGGTCTTCCGCTGGCGGTAACGATCAGCGGCGCCAACGTGCACGATTCCCGACAGCTTGAGGCAACCCTCGCTGCTGTGCAGGGTGTACGCAACGGCAAGGGGGGTCGGCCACAGCGTCGCCCAGTCAAGTTACACGCCGACAAGGGCTACGACTACTCACGATGCCGCACGGCGTTGTATCAGCGCGGCATCGTCCCGCGGATCGCACGACGGGGCATCGAGTCCAGTAATCATTTGGGACGTACTGCTGGCGAGTGGAACGTACTTTGGTGTGGCTGTTATCGTACAGGAAGCTGGCTTTGGCGTGGTGTTTGCGTGTCGGCGTGTGGTGTCACCAGCAGCGGCCCATCAAACGCAAAAAACACGGACGCCGTGCAGTGA
- a CDS encoding AEC family transporter, with protein sequence MDTLLFTLNAVLPAFCIVALGAFAGRMMPGLDPLPISRLAMYFMTPALIISTAAHASIPADNASRLAIAYLLFMVVLAVVCYLLVWKQPKKRRNGVVAASLFANTGNMGLSLSLFAYGIPGLERSVIIFVLSMLLMFSIGPALLSGNGGRFRQRLLEAWKLPPIWAAVVGLLLNTTNTDLPVVPDRVLELLGGAVVPTMLLLLGIQVARTWTWKLTAINWPAVLLKSAVAPALAVGVGLLLGLQGLDLAVLTLSAALPTAVNIFGVAVEVGGDYDDVGRTIFITTLTSAFTISATIVTFHQLVPIP encoded by the coding sequence ATGGACACTCTGCTTTTCACGCTGAACGCCGTCCTTCCTGCGTTCTGCATCGTCGCACTGGGCGCGTTCGCCGGCAGGATGATGCCCGGCCTCGATCCCTTGCCGATCTCCAGGCTGGCGATGTACTTCATGACACCGGCCTTGATCATCTCGACGGCCGCGCACGCCTCCATTCCGGCCGACAACGCCAGCCGCCTCGCCATCGCATACCTGCTGTTCATGGTGGTGCTGGCGGTCGTGTGTTACCTGCTGGTGTGGAAGCAACCCAAAAAACGCCGCAACGGGGTTGTCGCGGCCAGTCTTTTCGCGAATACCGGCAATATGGGACTCTCGCTGTCCTTGTTCGCGTATGGAATTCCAGGGCTGGAGCGTTCGGTCATCATCTTCGTGCTCAGCATGCTGCTGATGTTCTCAATTGGCCCCGCGCTCCTCTCTGGCAACGGTGGGCGCTTCAGACAGCGGCTCCTCGAAGCCTGGAAATTACCACCCATCTGGGCGGCAGTGGTCGGCTTGCTGCTCAACACCACCAACACCGACCTCCCGGTGGTACCGGACCGGGTTCTTGAATTGCTGGGTGGCGCAGTCGTTCCTACCATGTTGTTGCTGCTCGGCATTCAAGTTGCCCGCACCTGGACTTGGAAACTCACCGCCATCAACTGGCCTGCCGTACTGCTCAAAAGCGCAGTCGCGCCCGCCCTTGCCGTTGGTGTAGGCCTGCTCCTCGGACTCCAGGGGTTGGACCTCGCCGTACTGACCCTCAGTGCAGCACTCCCCACCGCCGTGAACATCTTTGGAGTTGCCGTCGAAGTTGGCGGCGACTACGACGATGTCGGACGGACCATCTTTATTACCACCTTGACCAGCGCCTTCACCATCAGCGCCACCATCGTCACTTTTCACCAACTTGTTCCCATTCCGTAG